CAGTACCTACAGAAGAAGAGCAAGATGATAAGGAGAAAGATAAAGGTAAAGATGATGAGGTTCAAACAGCTGAACTACCAAGAGATTTGGGGGGAATAGATATTAAAGTAGCTGACTGGTTTACAACCAATGATACAGAGCCTACCACAGCCAGAGAAATTGATCAGGAAGCATACAGAGAGGATCTTCAATCAACACATAACTTTACTTTAGTTCAGGAAAGTATCGGTACATGGAATGAATATCAGGAATTATTTATTACATCAACAATGACTAATACCTCTTTGGCAGATATCTATATTATGGATCCTACGTTTATTCCTGAACCTTTGAAACAGGGATTGCTTTATCCAATCAGTGACTTACCAAGTTTTGACCCTGAAGATCAGCTATGGAATCAATCGGTTATAGATTTTATGACACAAAATGAAAAAGTATATGGTTTTACAGAAGAAGAAGACAGCCCGGGACTCGGTATATTTTGGAATAAAAGACTGTTTGAAGAAGGTGGCCTAGATCCCGATTTATTATACGACCTACAGAAGATGGAAGGCGCATGGACATGGAAGAAGATGGAGGAACTTGCCAATCAACTTACTATTGATAAGGACTCCGACGGAATTACCGATATCTATGGAATAACCTGTTGGTCAGTGGAATTTTCTAAGGCAGCCGTATTTAGTAACGGTTCCGATTATGTAAAATATAATAAAAAAACCGGAAGATATGAAAATAATCAGATGTCAGATGACTTTCTTGAAGCTATAAAATTCGGAGTTGAATTATATAGTAAAGGTTATATGCAGCCGGAACCTGAAGAAGCAGAACAAAAATGGTGGGTTTCTGCATTTGCAGCCGGACAAGCAGCTATGATGGTCGGTGAATGGTATGAGCATCCATCATTACAGGATATGGAAGATGATTGGGGATTCTGCTTCTTCCCTAAGGGACCCGGTGAGAAGGCTAAGATGCAGACAATGTTTGTAGGTAATATAAGAATTATTCCGTCTACTCTTGATGAACAGCGTGCCGATGATGTAATGTTTGCTTATAAATTATGGGTATCACCTCCTCCGGGATATGAGGATGAAGAAGAAGATTACAGCTATTACTATAGCAAGGTTAGAGATGCAAGGGCAGTGGAAGAGACTATTATTCCTATGATTCAAGGACAGGGTAAGAGATCCTTACTTTATCAGGTACCGGGCTTAAGCTTTAGATGGGGCGGCAATATGGACGGTGGAGGATTTGATGGTATATCTGCCGTAGAAATTGCCCAGGAGGCTTCAGCTCAATTCGATGCGATTATTAAGGAGTTCTACGGTGATTAAGGTGTAGAATCAAAAGATAAGGGGATGAGTCTATTCCAAAGATTTAAGTCCTTGGGAAAGACTCATTTCCTGTGAATCGAGATTATTTTTATATGAGGCAGTAGGTGAGACTTTAATGAAAATGGATTACCAAAAAATAATGGTTAGCCGATCCCTAATCAGTACAGGTAATAATTTTAGAATAAAAAAAGCCATAAAAAAAGCCCGGCAAGGGGAAGATGTAACCATTGCATATCTTGGAGGATCCATAACCAGGAGAAATGATGAGCAAAAAGACAGAGGTTTTGCCGATGCCTCATTTAGATATTTTAAGGAAAGGTTTGCCACAAGCGGTAATCTGACATATATCAATGCCTATTTACGATGTAGCTTTTAAGGATATGAAACTTATAGATTCCACGATGCTTTTACCCATATCTATGAAGGGATTTAAAAAAGCCAATACAATTGAAGAATTCCCTAACGGATGGGTTAAAGATTGGGATGCAGAAGAAGTATACTTTAAATTTAGCTTAAGTTTTAAAAATTTATTTATTATATATAAGGAAGCAAATAATAAATCAGAAGGTAGTATTAGTATATCTATTGATGGCAAAAAAGCAGGAATATACTCCGGATACCGTATCTTTGGATGGAATAATCCTGTTGCAAAGTTGGTTTATTCGGAAAAAATATATAAAGAACATATAATTGAAATTACTATGATCCAGGGTGATGAAAAGAAGGACTTTACTATTCTAGCCTTTGGATACTGCTAATTATGAAAGGAGTACTATGGAAAACGGTAAGAAGAAAAAAATTTGGCTCTCACCCCTAATCA
This genomic interval from Herbinix luporum contains the following:
- a CDS encoding ABC transporter substrate-binding protein, producing the protein MKKIRKLGFIFTFVMIIALVLGACGRKEKDSSTKPTTVPTEEEQDDKEKDKGKDDEVQTAELPRDLGGIDIKVADWFTTNDTEPTTAREIDQEAYREDLQSTHNFTLVQESIGTWNEYQELFITSTMTNTSLADIYIMDPTFIPEPLKQGLLYPISDLPSFDPEDQLWNQSVIDFMTQNEKVYGFTEEEDSPGLGIFWNKRLFEEGGLDPDLLYDLQKMEGAWTWKKMEELANQLTIDKDSDGITDIYGITCWSVEFSKAAVFSNGSDYVKYNKKTGRYENNQMSDDFLEAIKFGVELYSKGYMQPEPEEAEQKWWVSAFAAGQAAMMVGEWYEHPSLQDMEDDWGFCFFPKGPGEKAKMQTMFVGNIRIIPSTLDEQRADDVMFAYKLWVSPPPGYEDEEEDYSYYYSKVRDARAVEETIIPMIQGQGKRSLLYQVPGLSFRWGGNMDGGGFDGISAVEIAQEASAQFDAIIKEFYGD